From the genome of Nicotiana sylvestris chromosome 2, ASM39365v2, whole genome shotgun sequence, one region includes:
- the LOC138885140 gene encoding uncharacterized protein, whose protein sequence is MALTEECSSRIQSNLPQKLKDPGSFTIQISIGKYAVGRALCDLGVRINLMPLSVFKQLGLGEPCPTMLILQLVYRSLDHPKGVIEDMLVQVGSFIFLADFIILDYEPDQEVPFILGRPFLATGRAIIDV, encoded by the coding sequence ATGGCACTCACTGAGGAGTGTAGCTCAAGAATTCAAAGCAATCTACCTCAGAAATTGAAGGACCCAGGTAGTTTCACTATCCAAATCTCGATTGGTAAATATGCAGTTGGGCGAGCCTTATGTGATCTTGGAGTGAGAATCAATTTGATGCCGCTATCGGTGTTCAAACAATTGGGGTTGGGTGAGCCATGCCCAACAATGTTAATTTTACAGCTGGTTTATCGCTCCCTTGATCATCCTAAAGGAGTGATTGAAGATATGTTGGTTCAAGTGGGGTCTTTCATATTCCTTGCCGATTTCATTATCCTGGACTACGAGCCCGATCAGGAAGTCCCATTTATTTTGGGGCGTCCATTTTTAGCCACAGGCCGAGCTATTATTGATGTTTAA